A stretch of the Ensifer sp. PDNC004 genome encodes the following:
- a CDS encoding MarR family winged helix-turn-helix transcriptional regulator — protein MSDDPTTLPLDSQLCFSIYSASIAINRVYKPMLDALGVTYTQYLVLSTLWERDGLTISAIADRLGLESSTITPAVKRLEAAGFLGRHRSVTDERQVEVHLTAKGRSLHVKTGCLTDALLENSGFTVPEMIDLNERVRKLRDGMRDAVK, from the coding sequence ATGTCCGACGACCCGACAACGCTGCCGCTCGACAGCCAGCTCTGTTTCTCGATCTACTCGGCGTCGATCGCCATCAACCGCGTCTACAAGCCGATGCTCGATGCACTCGGCGTGACCTATACGCAGTATCTCGTCCTGAGCACGCTTTGGGAACGGGATGGGCTGACGATTTCGGCGATTGCCGATCGGCTGGGTCTGGAATCGAGCACCATCACGCCGGCTGTGAAGCGCCTCGAAGCCGCCGGCTTCCTGGGGCGGCATCGCAGCGTCACGGACGAGCGGCAGGTCGAGGTCCATCTCACCGCGAAAGGGCGCAGCCTGCACGTGAAGACCGGTTGCCTGACCGATGCGCTCCTGGAAAATTCCGGCTTTACCGTACCGGAAATGATCGACCTCAACGAACGGGTCCGAAAACTGCGCGATGGGATGCGCGACGCGGTGAAGTAG
- a CDS encoding alpha/beta hydrolase — translation MLKSLITAAAFALSASALTPAHAAPATKNVVLVHGAFADGSGWQGVYNILKKDGYNVTIVQNPTVTLAGDVAATKRAIAAQDGPVVLVGHSYGGVVVSEAGTDEKVKSVVYIAAFAPDKGESVSSLIANPPAGAPVPPILPPVDGFLSLDKEKFTAAFAADVDPELAAFMADSQVPWGIEATTGAVTAPAWKQKPSFYLVATDDHMIPPAAQRQMAKRAGSTVVETPGSHAIYVSKPEAVAAIIEQAAQASE, via the coding sequence ATGCTCAAGTCCCTGATCACCGCCGCTGCTTTCGCCCTCTCCGCAAGCGCGCTGACACCGGCCCACGCGGCCCCCGCCACCAAGAATGTCGTGCTCGTTCACGGCGCCTTTGCCGACGGCTCCGGCTGGCAGGGCGTCTACAACATCCTGAAGAAGGACGGCTACAACGTCACCATCGTCCAGAACCCGACTGTGACGCTTGCCGGCGACGTTGCGGCCACCAAGCGTGCGATCGCCGCGCAGGACGGACCGGTCGTGCTCGTCGGCCACTCCTATGGCGGCGTGGTCGTTTCGGAAGCCGGCACCGACGAGAAGGTGAAGTCGGTCGTCTACATCGCCGCCTTTGCGCCGGATAAGGGCGAGTCCGTTTCCTCGCTCATCGCCAACCCGCCGGCCGGCGCGCCCGTTCCGCCGATCCTGCCGCCGGTCGATGGCTTCCTCTCGCTCGACAAGGAAAAGTTCACTGCCGCCTTCGCGGCCGATGTCGATCCTGAGCTTGCCGCCTTCATGGCCGACTCCCAGGTACCGTGGGGCATTGAAGCGACAACCGGCGCCGTCACCGCTCCGGCGTGGAAGCAAAAGCCGAGCTTCTACCTGGTCGCGACCGACGACCACATGATCCCGCCGGCCGCCCAGCGCCAGATGGCAAAGCGGGCGGGTTCCACCGTCGTCGAGACACCCGGCAGCCACGCCATCTACGTCTCCAAGCCCGAGGCGGTGGCCGCGATCATCGAGCAGGCCGCGCAGGCGAGCGAATAA
- a CDS encoding helix-turn-helix transcriptional regulator encodes MIETAPITAVMRALADPTRRAVFERIANAEEITVVELTRGSGVTQGAISQHLKSLKQAGLVAERPEGRNVYYRAEPEGLAPLVDWMSHYGSFWRDRFANLRTLLKEIDP; translated from the coding sequence ATGATCGAAACCGCCCCTATCACCGCCGTCATGCGCGCCCTTGCCGATCCGACCCGGCGCGCCGTGTTCGAGCGCATCGCCAATGCCGAGGAAATCACCGTCGTCGAACTGACGCGCGGCAGCGGCGTGACGCAGGGCGCGATATCGCAGCACCTCAAATCGCTGAAGCAGGCGGGCCTCGTCGCCGAGCGTCCGGAGGGCCGCAACGTCTACTACCGCGCCGAGCCCGAGGGCCTGGCGCCGCTCGTCGACTGGATGAGCCACTACGGCAGCTTCTGGCGCGACCGCTTCGCCAATCTGCGCACCCTTCTCAAGGAGATCGATCCATGA
- a CDS encoding SRPBCC domain-containing protein: MTDAAALKLETQDIVVDEVFPHTPETIWRTLTNGELMGRWIMPPAGFQPVEGTHFTFQTTPAGAWDGTIRCQVLEVRPHERFVYSWKGGDVGNSGYGSRLDTVVTWTLTKVDNGTRLRLVHSGFVTPKNDSAYANMSNGWPKVLSRIGTVTDEQH; this comes from the coding sequence ATGACCGACGCAGCAGCCTTGAAACTCGAGACCCAGGATATCGTCGTCGACGAGGTCTTTCCGCATACGCCTGAGACGATCTGGAGGACGCTGACCAACGGCGAATTGATGGGCCGCTGGATCATGCCGCCGGCGGGCTTCCAACCGGTGGAAGGCACCCATTTCACTTTCCAGACGACGCCGGCCGGCGCGTGGGATGGCACCATCCGTTGCCAGGTGTTGGAAGTGCGCCCGCATGAACGCTTCGTCTATTCCTGGAAAGGCGGCGACGTGGGCAATAGCGGCTATGGCTCGCGCCTCGATACGGTCGTCACCTGGACGCTGACGAAGGTCGACAACGGCACCCGCCTCCGGCTCGTTCATTCCGGCTTCGTCACGCCGAAGAACGACAGCGCCTATGCCAACATGAGCAATGGCTGGCCGAAGGTCCTGTCGCGTATTGGCACCGTTACCGACGAACAGCATTGA
- a CDS encoding GFA family protein, with translation MSKSYIGGCACGAIRYEISSEPVFSNDCQCRDCQHESGTGHGSHMTFRREGVKLEGQASHWDMVADSGHVKTRGFCPTCGSPVYMTFSAMPEFFSVRAASLDDPSRYRPQAVTYAVRGLAWDRLDPDLQRFSRMPTE, from the coding sequence ATGAGCAAGTCATATATCGGCGGCTGCGCCTGCGGCGCCATCCGCTACGAGATCTCGAGTGAACCGGTCTTTTCCAACGACTGCCAGTGCCGTGATTGCCAGCACGAAAGCGGGACCGGGCACGGATCGCATATGACGTTCCGTCGCGAGGGCGTGAAGCTCGAAGGCCAGGCCTCGCATTGGGACATGGTCGCCGACAGCGGCCATGTGAAGACGCGCGGCTTCTGCCCCACCTGCGGCTCGCCGGTCTACATGACCTTCTCGGCCATGCCGGAATTCTTCAGCGTTCGCGCGGCAAGCCTCGACGATCCGAGCCGCTACAGGCCGCAGGCGGTGACCTATGCGGTGCGCGGCCTTGCCTGGGACCGTCTCGATCCGGACCTGCAGAGATTTAGCCGGATGCCGACGGAATAG
- a CDS encoding 2'-5' RNA ligase family protein encodes MSSNQFAFDLGDPQPAPATEILYFALLPDEPAATQALAIAERDFADQAADGFIYRPDRLHVSVDKRWQGRGIPDFAVADALRQGACIDVPPVEIHLDRLVSNGNGRDRPRTLTTSDAAPGFSALVRQIGALKRPLAAIPHMTLYRNDRVAPEIRVSEPVSWVERELVLIHARKGTGSAKILARWPLLPAR; translated from the coding sequence GTGTCGTCGAACCAATTCGCATTCGATCTCGGTGATCCCCAGCCGGCTCCGGCAACCGAGATCCTCTACTTCGCGCTGCTTCCGGACGAGCCCGCCGCCACGCAGGCGCTGGCAATCGCCGAAAGGGATTTCGCCGACCAGGCGGCGGACGGCTTCATCTACCGGCCCGATCGCCTGCACGTCTCCGTCGACAAGCGCTGGCAGGGCCGCGGCATACCCGACTTCGCGGTCGCGGATGCGCTGCGGCAGGGTGCGTGCATCGACGTGCCGCCGGTCGAGATCCACCTCGACAGGCTGGTCAGCAACGGCAATGGCCGCGACCGCCCACGCACCCTGACGACGAGCGACGCCGCACCGGGCTTCAGCGCGCTGGTCCGGCAGATCGGGGCGCTCAAACGCCCGCTCGCGGCAATCCCTCACATGACGCTTTACCGGAACGATCGGGTCGCGCCGGAGATCCGCGTTTCAGAGCCGGTCTCCTGGGTGGAGCGCGAACTCGTGCTGATCCATGCGCGCAAGGGGACGGGCTCCGCGAAGATCCTCGCCCGCTGGCCGCTGCTGCCGGCGCGCTAA